A part of Onthophagus taurus isolate NC chromosome 7, IU_Otau_3.0, whole genome shotgun sequence genomic DNA contains:
- the LOC111429175 gene encoding NADH dehydrogenase [ubiquinone] 1 alpha subcomplex subunit 13 — translation MSAIVKRQDMPPPGGYKPINFKRIPAKTYFSGFTMIAGYLGVTAGAAYVYYLTCKKVHREDIEERSARFALTPLLTAERDREYLKQLRRNRDEERELMKNVDGWVVGTLYGEPIYKDDKGELIEPRLQDYYVHANAKDFLRRADLSKMC, via the coding sequence ATGTCCGCAATAGTGAAGCGACAGGATATGCCTCCCCCGGGAGGCTACAAacctattaattttaaacggaTCCCTGCGAAAACTTACTTCAGCGGTTTCACTATGATTGCAGGTTATCTTGGTGTCACCGCAGGAGCAGCTTACGTCTATTATTTAACCTGCAAAAAAGTCCATCGAGAAGACATCGAAGAACGATCTGCTAGATTTGCATTAACCCCATTATTAACGGCGGAACGCGATCGTGAGTACTTAAAACAACTTAGACGCAATCGAGATGAAGAAAGGGAATTGATGAAAAATGTGGATGGATGGGTAGTTGGCACGTTATATGGGGAGCCTATCTATAAAGACGATAAAGGTGAACTTATTGAACCACGGCTACAAGATTATTATGTGCATGCTAATGCGAAAGATTTTCTTAGAAGAGCTGATCTTAGTAAGATGTGTTAA